A window from Exiguobacterium marinum DSM 16307 encodes these proteins:
- a CDS encoding FeoB-associated Cys-rich membrane protein: MPFFDLLIGSVVFGYAAFSLYRYTQKAKGGKCATCEIEPTCTTACDAADWDKIIAEALQKDPSAFNSNTKKD; the protein is encoded by the coding sequence ATGCCATTCTTTGACTTACTTATCGGATCTGTTGTCTTTGGATATGCCGCCTTCTCCCTTTACCGCTACACGCAGAAAGCAAAGGGTGGAAAATGTGCAACATGTGAGATTGAGCCTACATGTACAACGGCATGTGATGCTGCAGATTGGGATAAAATCATTGCGGAGGCTCTTCAGAAAGACCCTTCCGCTTTCAATTCAAATACAAAAAAAGACTGA